One Megamonas hypermegale genomic window carries:
- the rd gene encoding rubredoxin, producing the protein MKKWVCTVCGWVYDEELGDPDYDLAPGVSFEDLPDDFVCPLCGVGKDQFEEQE; encoded by the coding sequence ATGAAAAAATGGGTTTGCACTGTATGTGGTTGGGTTTATGATGAAGAACTCGGCGATCCAGATTACGATTTAGCTCCTGGTGTATCTTTTGAAGATTTACCAGACGATTTTGTTTGCCCTCTTTGTGGTGTAGGCAAAGACCAGTTTGAAGAACAAGAATAA
- a CDS encoding metal ABC transporter ATP-binding protein, whose translation MFKRKYHHNATSDDCAKLCCTKIEHFSAHAGETKIFEDINLHIHCGQLTAIIGPNGAGKSTLLRCILGEFPHTGKLHYVDAKGKHTGHPVIGYVPQYLRFDRTSPTSVMDFFCACLSRRPIWLCNMKKYRPMVLESLARVKAQHLIDRRLGALSGGEMQRVLLSLALNPMPDLLFLDEPVSGVDHNGLKLFYEILSELREKEDMAIVLVSHDLPLVAEYADQVVLLNKKVICHGTPKEVFNRKETKDIFGTIIVPDREEVE comes from the coding sequence TTGTTTAAACGAAAATATCATCATAATGCAACGAGTGATGATTGCGCTAAATTGTGTTGTACTAAAATCGAACATTTTTCTGCACATGCAGGTGAAACGAAAATTTTTGAAGACATAAATCTTCATATTCATTGTGGACAATTAACAGCAATTATCGGCCCTAATGGAGCAGGTAAATCGACTTTGCTTCGCTGTATTTTGGGAGAATTTCCGCATACAGGGAAATTGCATTATGTCGATGCTAAAGGCAAACACACAGGTCATCCTGTAATCGGTTATGTGCCTCAATACTTGCGTTTTGATAGAACTTCGCCGACAAGTGTAATGGATTTTTTCTGTGCATGTTTGTCACGCCGTCCTATTTGGTTATGTAATATGAAAAAATATCGTCCAATGGTTTTAGAAAGCTTAGCAAGAGTAAAAGCACAGCATTTAATAGATAGAAGACTGGGCGCTTTATCTGGCGGAGAAATGCAACGCGTTTTGCTTTCACTGGCTTTAAATCCGATGCCTGATTTACTGTTTTTAGATGAACCAGTATCTGGCGTTGACCATAATGGATTGAAATTGTTTTATGAAATTTTATCGGAACTCAGAGAAAAAGAAGATATGGCGATTGTGCTTGTATCGCATGATTTGCCACTTGTGGCAGAATATGCTGACCAAGTAGTGCTGTTGAATAAAAAAGTTATTTGTCATGGAACTCCTAAGGAAGTATTTAATCGCAAGGAAACGAAAGATATATTTGGCACGATTATAGTTCCAGATAGGGAGGAGGTCGAATAA
- a CDS encoding metal ABC transporter permease, translated as MLDTIYSVIDTILPFAWLGHTFMKNAFLAILMVTPLLGILSTMVVSNRMAFFSDSLGHGAFTGVAVGVLLGSGQPLVSLIIFSIVFACAITYIKHRSSASTDTIIGVFSSAGIAIGLILMSHGGNIGNYTSYFIGDILSISGEELLYLFITFLVVIIAWCILFNQLLIISINDSFAASRGIKTLYIEMIFAAIVAVVVSISIQWVGLLIINSLLILPAAAARNIAVNARQYHGLSVSFAIVSGLLGLIISYYADIATGATIAIFAAAIFFITLFLRPHFQR; from the coding sequence ATGCTCGATACAATTTATTCTGTAATAGATACGATTTTGCCATTTGCATGGCTTGGACATACTTTTATGAAAAATGCTTTTTTAGCGATACTAATGGTTACTCCGCTTTTAGGTATTTTAAGTACAATGGTTGTTAGCAATCGCATGGCATTTTTTTCAGATTCACTCGGTCATGGTGCTTTTACAGGCGTAGCAGTCGGTGTGCTTTTAGGCAGTGGGCAGCCTCTCGTTTCACTGATTATATTTTCAATAGTATTTGCGTGTGCTATCACGTACATTAAACATCGTAGCAGTGCTTCAACGGATACAATAATCGGTGTATTTTCTTCGGCGGGTATTGCCATAGGTCTTATTTTAATGTCACATGGCGGAAACATCGGTAATTACACTTCATATTTTATCGGTGATATTTTAAGCATAAGCGGTGAAGAATTATTGTATTTGTTCATCACGTTTTTAGTCGTAATCATCGCTTGGTGTATCTTATTTAATCAATTATTGATTATAAGCATAAATGATAGTTTTGCTGCCAGTCGTGGCATTAAAACACTGTATATTGAAATGATTTTTGCTGCTATTGTTGCAGTTGTCGTATCCATCAGTATTCAGTGGGTAGGGCTTTTAATCATCAATTCTCTCTTGATTTTGCCTGCCGCTGCTGCTAGAAACATAGCGGTTAACGCTCGTCAATATCATGGACTTTCCGTTTCATTTGCAATCGTATCGGGGCTTTTAGGTTTAATCATTTCATATTATGCAGATATCGCTACAGGTGCAACTATTGCTATTTTTGCAGCAGCGATATTTTTTATTACATTGTTTTTGCGACCGCATTTTCAGAGATAA
- the nth gene encoding endonuclease III, which produces MKVTKKVKDEMLAILENTYKDTKSALNFNNPFELLIAVILSAQCTDKRVNVTTARLFAKANTPEAILNMGVENLENEIRDCGLFRNKAKNIIATCHKLCSDYNGQVPSGFDELLKLPGVGRKTANVVSSIAFNRPAIAVDTHVFRVSNRLRLAEGATPNEVEKGLQKAIPMEKWSDAHHWLIWHGRKICRARKPLCGECPLKELCPSAAIDA; this is translated from the coding sequence ATGAAGGTTACAAAAAAAGTAAAAGATGAAATGCTGGCTATTTTAGAGAATACTTATAAAGACACAAAATCAGCACTTAATTTTAATAATCCGTTTGAATTATTAATCGCAGTAATCTTGTCAGCGCAATGCACAGATAAACGTGTAAATGTTACGACTGCTAGATTATTTGCTAAAGCTAATACGCCAGAAGCTATTTTAAATATGGGCGTAGAAAATTTAGAAAATGAAATCCGTGATTGTGGATTATTCCGCAACAAGGCTAAAAATATAATTGCTACTTGTCATAAATTATGTAGTGATTATAATGGACAAGTGCCAAGCGGTTTTGATGAATTGTTAAAATTACCTGGTGTAGGTAGAAAAACGGCTAATGTCGTATCGAGTATTGCTTTTAATAGACCAGCGATTGCTGTTGATACACATGTTTTTCGCGTATCTAATAGATTGCGTTTAGCTGAAGGAGCTACACCAAATGAAGTAGAGAAAGGGTTGCAGAAGGCAATTCCTATGGAAAAATGGTCTGATGCACATCATTGGCTTATATGGCATGGTAGAAAAATTTGCCGTGCTAGAAAACCGTTGTGTGGAGAATGTCCATTAAAAGAACTGTGCCCATCAGCTGCAATTGATGCTTAA
- a CDS encoding N-acetyltransferase: MIYRKATFNDVEDIFELVNDYAQDGIMLARSRNTLYETLRDMYVAEENGEILGVGGLHIVWEELAEVRTLAVSKKALRRHIGANIVKHLLEEGKILGVRRVFTLTYQDKFFASLGFEVATKDNLPQKVWKECIDCPKFPHCDEIAMELYI, translated from the coding sequence ATGATTTATCGTAAAGCTACTTTTAATGATGTTGAGGATATATTTGAATTAGTCAATGATTATGCCCAAGATGGAATTATGTTAGCGCGTTCACGTAATACATTATATGAAACATTGCGTGATATGTATGTTGCAGAAGAAAATGGTGAAATTTTAGGTGTTGGCGGGTTGCATATAGTTTGGGAAGAATTGGCCGAAGTACGCACATTGGCGGTTTCTAAAAAGGCTTTACGTCGTCATATTGGTGCAAATATTGTAAAACATTTGCTCGAAGAAGGCAAAATTTTAGGTGTACGAAGAGTATTTACTTTGACTTATCAAGATAAATTTTTCGCAAGCCTTGGTTTTGAAGTCGCTACAAAAGATAATTTACCGCAAAAAGTATGGAAAGAATGCATCGATTGCCCTAAGTTCCCGCATTGCGACGAAATCGCCATGGAACTTTACATTTAA
- a CDS encoding autotransporter outer membrane beta-barrel domain-containing protein, with protein MVSAGSANIGAMTNGQQQILADAAGTIEQMNGGSQIVSGTGSIKDMQAGVQYVDGGNATIEKMNGGTQKISSGNASINTMAGGQQQILTNTTGNINIVNGGSQIVWGIGAIDSLNSGEQIIENGGIGTIKNIVGGKQIIKSGGTGKVEKYTENQIIQAGGTGIIETLDTKYTLTSGQTGKVNIVLSGGTQIVGSGAIGYVSNVQSGGQQIVQANGIGHIDKINQDSVNTQVVEKGGTGIIGQLNTSITLTEGQTIQVENFGDNGKLVIGQGATGQTDKYDENVEVGEGGTINVGTLDTEMNLEGDKTAVIEDEMTEDAVQIVGQDATGTIKNLNTGMQIVQKGGISKDTVINGGLLYVNEGAIVQDTTINSGTLSFANTGGVYELTGTFTANGGNIVLTQEASNKLRTVNTINNASYETLNIQKMKGSNAHFILDTDLENGMTFDKNDESKTLAELKNEATQNNDKIIINEAEKGTHYIQVKDASGENFSKIEPGKYQVLVVDKSGNLEFKGEKYNAGGLYEYDPSIVRGDKYGLDKNEWLLTSVEKNINNDTRVLLDATDNAYAMWRNTNDSMRSRLGELHNSNINDMGLWARYLDGSFDNSAFDSDYNLFQLGYDKQADTKSIYGVAIDYGTGKSKYVNGGSNDKLTALSVYAVWNNDDDAYTNLTARIGQFDTELNSYGDYADSTNYKHNAYSLSAEYGKRYNYDNNFYIEPQAQLTIGRLASFDYTTNRGATGNVDGLNSVITRLGFTVGKQAENGNNIYLKADMYHEFAGTRNLILESKASGSSEFLSRNADYSDTWFEVGVGGNIKLSEDVTFYGDVTRGFGGDINKDWQVNGGIRWAF; from the coding sequence ATGGTTTCAGCAGGAAGTGCTAATATTGGTGCTATGACAAATGGACAACAACAAATATTAGCGGATGCGGCAGGAACAATAGAGCAAATGAATGGTGGTTCCCAGATAGTAAGTGGAACAGGAAGCATAAAAGATATGCAAGCAGGTGTTCAATATGTTGATGGTGGCAATGCAACAATAGAAAAAATGAATGGTGGAACACAAAAAATTTCATCAGGAAATGCAAGCATTAACACGATGGCTGGTGGACAACAACAAATACTAACTAATACTACAGGTAATATAAATATAGTAAATGGTGGTTCTCAGATAGTATGGGGAATTGGTGCAATTGATAGTTTGAATAGTGGAGAACAAATTATTGAAAATGGTGGTATTGGTACTATAAAAAATATTGTAGGTGGTAAACAGATTATAAAATCTGGTGGTACTGGGAAAGTTGAAAAATACACAGAAAACCAAATTATTCAAGCTGGTGGTACAGGTATTATTGAAACTTTAGATACTAAGTACACATTGACTTCTGGACAAACAGGAAAAGTAAATATTGTATTATCAGGAGGTACACAGATTGTAGGCAGTGGAGCAATTGGCTATGTTTCTAATGTACAATCTGGTGGACAACAAATTGTACAAGCTAATGGTATTGGTCATATTGATAAAATAAATCAAGATAGTGTAAATACACAAGTTGTTGAAAAAGGTGGTACAGGTATTATTGGTCAGTTAAATACAAGTATTACTTTGACAGAAGGACAAACTATTCAAGTAGAGAATTTCGGTGATAATGGTAAACTGGTTATTGGACAGGGAGCGACAGGTCAGACCGATAAATATGACGAAAATGTTGAAGTTGGTGAAGGTGGAACTATCAATGTAGGTACGTTGGATACTGAAATGAATTTAGAAGGAGATAAAACAGCTGTTATTGAAGACGAAATGACGGAAGATGCGGTACAAATTGTAGGACAAGATGCTACAGGAACAATAAAGAACTTGAACACTGGAATGCAAATAGTACAAAAAGGTGGTATTTCTAAAGACACTGTTATCAATGGTGGTTTATTATATGTAAATGAAGGTGCTATTGTACAAGATACTACAATTAATTCAGGAACGTTGTCATTTGCTAATACAGGTGGAGTATATGAATTAACAGGTACATTTACAGCTAATGGTGGAAATATTGTATTAACACAAGAAGCCTCTAATAAATTAAGAACTGTTAATACAATAAATAACGCCTCTTATGAAACTTTAAATATTCAAAAGATGAAAGGTTCAAATGCTCATTTTATTTTAGATACGGATTTGGAAAATGGTATGACATTTGACAAAAATGATGAAAGTAAAACATTAGCAGAATTGAAAAATGAGGCGACACAAAATAATGATAAGATTATAATTAATGAAGCTGAAAAAGGCACACATTATATACAAGTAAAAGACGCTAGTGGGGAAAATTTCTCTAAAATAGAACCAGGTAAATATCAAGTTCTAGTAGTAGATAAAAGTGGTAATTTAGAATTTAAAGGTGAAAAATACAATGCTGGCGGATTATATGAGTATGACCCATCTATTGTTCGTGGTGATAAATATGGATTGGATAAAAATGAATGGCTTTTAACTAGTGTAGAAAAAAATATAAATAATGATACTAGAGTTTTATTAGATGCTACAGATAATGCTTATGCAATGTGGAGAAATACAAATGATAGTATGCGTTCTCGTTTGGGTGAGTTGCATAATAGCAATATAAATGATATGGGATTATGGGCTAGATATCTTGATGGTAGTTTTGATAACAGTGCTTTTGACAGTGATTATAATTTATTCCAATTGGGATATGATAAACAAGCTGATACAAAATCTATTTATGGTGTAGCTATCGATTATGGTACTGGTAAAAGTAAATATGTAAATGGCGGTAGCAATGATAAATTAACTGCACTTAGTGTATATGCAGTATGGAATAATGATGATGATGCATATACAAATTTAACAGCACGTATAGGTCAATTTGATACAGAATTAAATTCTTATGGAGATTATGCAGATAGTACAAATTATAAACATAATGCGTACAGTTTAAGTGCTGAATACGGTAAACGTTATAATTATGATAATAATTTTTATATTGAACCACAAGCACAATTAACTATTGGTAGATTAGCAAGTTTTGACTATACTACAAATCGTGGTGCAACAGGGAATGTTGATGGATTAAATAGTGTTATTACTCGTTTAGGTTTTACAGTAGGTAAACAAGCAGAAAATGGAAATAATATTTATTTAAAAGCTGATATGTATCATGAATTTGCAGGAACACGAAATTTAATACTTGAAAGTAAAGCCAGTGGAAGTAGTGAATTTTTATCTAGAAATGCAGACTATAGTGATACATGGTTTGAAGTAGGTGTTGGTGGTAATATTAAATTATCTGAAGACGTTACTTTCTATGGTGATGTAACACGTGGATTTGGTGGCGACATTAATAAAGATTGGCAAGTAAATGGAGGTATTCGTTGGGCATTTTAA
- the hpf gene encoding ribosome hibernation-promoting factor, HPF/YfiA family — protein sequence MATFTIRGKNIEVTPALHDYVEKKIGKVTKYFDNVGEITVLLTVSKDRHIVEVTVPVQGILLRGQEATMDMYTSIDLVIEKIERQIRKYKTKLERRFREGSMKTELMSQGAGSGKHAEDEDAVIIKTKRFIVKPMDVQEAIMQMNLLNHDFFVYRDDKTEDVNVVYRRKDGKYGLIESGVQ from the coding sequence ATGGCAACATTCACTATTAGAGGCAAAAACATTGAAGTCACTCCTGCACTTCACGACTATGTAGAAAAGAAAATAGGAAAAGTAACAAAGTACTTCGATAATGTCGGAGAAATTACCGTCCTTCTTACAGTATCAAAAGACCGTCATATTGTAGAAGTTACTGTACCTGTTCAGGGTATTTTACTTCGTGGACAGGAAGCAACTATGGATATGTATACATCTATAGATTTAGTTATCGAAAAAATTGAACGCCAAATTCGTAAATATAAAACTAAATTGGAAAGACGTTTCCGCGAAGGCAGCATGAAAACTGAATTGATGTCTCAGGGCGCAGGCTCCGGTAAACATGCAGAAGATGAAGACGCTGTTATCATCAAAACAAAACGTTTTATAGTTAAACCTATGGATGTTCAAGAAGCTATAATGCAAATGAATTTATTAAACCACGATTTCTTTGTATATCGCGACGATAAAACAGAAGACGTTAATGTTGTTTACAGACGTAAAGATGGCAAATATGGCTTAATCGAATCCGGTGTACAATAA
- a CDS encoding methionyl aminopeptidase, which yields MLDTDLCWCGSGKQYAECHKSFDERLNSIKLKKFRGQCRPPRQIIKNEKDIEGIRKSGIINNGALDLIAENICAGMDTETVNLLAHNYIVEHGGIPACLNYEGYPKSICVSINNVVCHGIPSRDIVLKDGDIVNVDVTTILDGYYADASRMFMIGDVSPKAKKLVEVTKECMELGIKALKPWGFIGDVGAAIQYYAHKNGYSIVEVLGGHGVGKEFHEEPFVAHFGKQNTGMLLVPGMVLTVEPMINMGKKDVVIDPLDNWTIYTKDGSLSAQWEKTVLITETGTEILAY from the coding sequence ATGTTAGATACAGATTTATGTTGGTGTGGCAGTGGCAAACAGTATGCCGAATGCCATAAAAGTTTTGATGAACGTTTAAATTCAATCAAATTAAAAAAATTTAGAGGTCAATGCCGTCCTCCACGTCAGATTATCAAAAATGAAAAAGATATTGAAGGTATCAGAAAAAGTGGCATTATAAATAATGGTGCACTCGATTTAATTGCTGAAAATATCTGCGCTGGAATGGATACGGAAACAGTAAATTTATTAGCGCATAATTATATTGTAGAACATGGCGGTATTCCTGCATGTCTCAATTATGAAGGCTATCCAAAAAGCATTTGCGTATCAATCAATAATGTAGTTTGCCATGGTATTCCAAGTCGCGACATCGTCTTAAAAGATGGCGATATCGTAAATGTCGATGTAACTACAATTCTTGATGGTTATTATGCTGATGCTTCTCGTATGTTTATGATTGGTGATGTTTCACCTAAAGCTAAAAAATTAGTTGAAGTGACAAAAGAATGTATGGAACTCGGTATTAAAGCACTTAAACCATGGGGTTTTATCGGTGATGTAGGTGCTGCAATTCAGTATTACGCTCATAAAAATGGCTATTCCATAGTTGAAGTATTAGGCGGTCATGGCGTAGGTAAAGAATTCCATGAAGAACCATTTGTCGCTCATTTTGGCAAACAAAATACGGGTATGCTTCTCGTTCCTGGTATGGTTTTAACAGTAGAACCAATGATTAATATGGGTAAAAAAGATGTAGTAATCGACCCACTTGATAATTGGACTATTTATACAAAAGATGGTTCATTATCTGCTCAATGGGAAAAAACTGTATTGATTACAGAAACAGGTACAGAAATTTTAGCTTATTAA
- the ftsE gene encoding cell division ATP-binding protein FtsE, which translates to MITMEHVSKKYENDALALDDVNITINKGEFVFIVGPSGAGKSTFMRLLLRETLPSSGTVKVNGYNISKMKNKDVPYLRRSLGIVFQDYRLLPNKTVYENVAFAMRVIEAPRRLIQRSVISVLDVVGLKEKYRCFPSQLSGGEQQRVAIARAIVNQPSIVIADEPTGNLDPETTWGIMEIFHRINQSGTTIVMATHNKDIVDTMQRRVIAISDGKIIRDVAQGGYDDEI; encoded by the coding sequence ATGATAACAATGGAACATGTTTCTAAAAAATATGAAAATGATGCTTTGGCTTTAGATGATGTTAATATAACAATTAATAAAGGTGAATTTGTTTTTATAGTTGGGCCAAGTGGAGCCGGTAAATCCACTTTTATGCGTTTATTATTGCGAGAAACTTTGCCTAGTTCTGGTACAGTAAAAGTTAATGGATATAATATTTCCAAAATGAAAAATAAAGATGTACCGTATTTAAGACGCAGTCTGGGCATTGTATTTCAGGATTATCGCTTATTGCCGAACAAAACGGTTTATGAAAATGTTGCCTTTGCAATGCGCGTTATCGAAGCACCGCGCCGTTTAATTCAGCGCAGTGTAATCAGTGTTTTAGATGTAGTAGGCTTAAAAGAAAAATATCGCTGTTTTCCTAGTCAATTATCTGGCGGAGAACAACAGCGCGTGGCTATCGCTAGAGCTATTGTCAATCAGCCTTCTATCGTTATAGCCGATGAACCTACAGGCAATCTTGACCCAGAAACGACTTGGGGTATTATGGAAATTTTTCATCGCATTAATCAGTCAGGCACAACAATTGTCATGGCAACGCATAATAAAGATATCGTAGATACTATGCAACGCCGTGTTATAGCGATTTCCGATGGAAAGATTATCCGTGATGTGGCACAGGGAGGTTATGACGATGAAATTTAG
- the ftsX gene encoding permease-like cell division protein FtsX, whose amino-acid sequence MKFSTSEYFIKEVYLSFKRNTWMTLASILTVVLSLFILGFFSIAVLNLNKLANTLESQVQVSVYLKDDINKEDLDETKRVLENIEGTQSVKYITRDEAMKNFKDRLGDQQFLLDALDNTNPLPDSFSVVVTTPEQVKEVADVAQTLFTVESVSYSQDIINHIFNLTHLIRIVGVALIILLLAAAIFIISNTIRLTVFARRKEIAIMKYVGATDWFIRWPFLLEGIALGFIGGSIAAFLLIMIYAQISQEIYDAMAFFPLIPQYPFINYIVLAVLISGIVIGAVGSLISLKRFLRV is encoded by the coding sequence ATGAAATTTAGCACGAGTGAGTATTTTATCAAGGAAGTATACCTCTCGTTTAAGCGCAACACTTGGATGACGTTAGCTTCAATATTGACAGTAGTATTATCATTGTTCATTTTAGGATTTTTCTCTATTGCGGTATTGAATTTAAATAAATTGGCTAATACTTTAGAGTCACAGGTACAAGTCAGTGTATATTTAAAAGATGATATCAATAAAGAAGATTTAGATGAAACAAAACGGGTTTTAGAAAATATTGAAGGCACGCAGAGCGTAAAATATATAACGCGCGATGAAGCAATGAAGAATTTTAAAGACCGTTTGGGTGACCAACAGTTTTTATTAGATGCCTTAGACAATACTAATCCATTGCCAGACTCATTTTCAGTCGTGGTGACGACACCAGAGCAAGTTAAAGAAGTGGCAGATGTAGCGCAGACTTTATTTACGGTTGAAAGCGTATCATACAGTCAAGATATAATAAACCATATTTTTAATTTGACTCATTTGATTAGAATTGTCGGAGTAGCTTTGATAATTCTGTTATTAGCTGCGGCAATATTTATAATTTCTAATACAATCCGTTTGACCGTATTTGCACGACGTAAAGAAATTGCTATAATGAAATATGTTGGCGCGACTGATTGGTTCATTCGCTGGCCGTTTTTATTAGAAGGTATTGCACTAGGCTTTATCGGTGGCAGTATTGCAGCATTTTTATTAATTATGATTTATGCGCAAATATCACAGGAAATTTACGATGCAATGGCATTTTTCCCATTAATTCCACAATATCCTTTTATTAATTATATTGTTTTGGCAGTGCTTATAAGTGGTATTGTTATCGGTGCAGTAGGAAGCCTTATCTCGCTTAAAAGATTTCTTAGAGTTTAA
- a CDS encoding murein hydrolase activator EnvC family protein, translated as MRIFIIFMLICSLMNTTFAQTLGERQDELNEKAQAERQKIDEANKKIDEVSEKMRAMQDDLDTANAEYNEVKTKLDDANAQIKENEEKLEKTEASLKENRKYLQKRVRNIYMHGQISYLDILFGAKDFSDFLTRMDLIKRILRYDYDLITKINDERNTIVETKKQLEKDKKETEKLYDDALHKKLVMDRKKDALDKMMDRLKYDKETSEKAYQEIMAASANITRMLQNHSPSTVMGTGQMIWPLGGPVTSEFGWRTHPIYGNARFHSGIDIGGDYGLNIAAADSGTVTYAGWISGYGNTVIIDHGNGISTLYGHNQSLTVSEGQAVSQGQTIAHCGSTGNSTGPHCHFEVRVNGEPTSPYGYL; from the coding sequence ATGAGAATTTTTATAATCTTTATGTTGATATGTTCTCTGATGAATACGACTTTTGCTCAGACTTTAGGAGAACGACAAGATGAATTGAATGAAAAGGCACAGGCTGAACGACAAAAGATAGACGAAGCAAATAAGAAAATAGATGAAGTTTCGGAAAAAATGCGCGCTATGCAAGATGATTTAGATACTGCCAATGCTGAATATAATGAAGTAAAGACAAAACTTGATGATGCTAATGCTCAGATTAAAGAGAATGAGGAAAAATTAGAAAAGACAGAGGCTTCATTAAAGGAAAATAGAAAGTATTTGCAAAAGCGAGTGCGTAATATTTACATGCATGGGCAAATTTCCTATTTAGATATATTGTTTGGTGCTAAGGATTTTTCTGATTTTCTTACACGAATGGATTTGATAAAGCGAATTTTGCGTTATGATTATGATTTAATCACTAAGATTAATGATGAACGCAATACAATCGTTGAAACAAAGAAACAATTAGAAAAAGATAAGAAAGAAACAGAAAAATTATATGATGATGCCTTGCATAAAAAATTAGTAATGGATAGAAAAAAAGACGCGTTAGATAAGATGATGGATAGGCTGAAATACGATAAAGAAACATCTGAAAAAGCTTATCAAGAAATAATGGCGGCATCAGCTAATATAACGCGAATGTTGCAAAACCATAGCCCTTCTACTGTAATGGGTACAGGGCAAATGATTTGGCCATTAGGTGGGCCAGTGACTTCAGAATTTGGCTGGCGTACACATCCGATTTATGGAAATGCTCGTTTTCATAGTGGCATTGATATTGGCGGTGATTATGGGCTTAATATCGCAGCAGCAGATTCTGGCACAGTCACTTATGCTGGCTGGATTAGTGGCTACGGCAATACAGTCATAATAGACCATGGCAATGGCATTTCTACATTGTACGGGCATAATCAATCGCTCACAGTCAGTGAAGGTCAAGCCGTATCACAAGGACAGACCATTGCACATTGCGGTTCAACGGGTAACTCTACAGGGCCACATTGTCATTTTGAAGTGCGCGTAAACGGTGAACCGACAAGCCCATATGGCTATCTTTGA